In Debaryomyces hansenii CBS767 chromosome A complete sequence, a genomic segment contains:
- a CDS encoding DEHA2D08272p (similar to uniprot|P38880 Saccharomyces cerevisiae YHR194W MDM31 Mitochondrial Distribution and Morphology), translating to MIYFRAIRPLQCSLLRVNRGLCTRGIFSTPYPNYTGKLAFQNIILPQIRHYSKSNQDGNENNISEEYKKHVADNKTSRNEFLGESESTSGKTDPQRKANIDKATHEVKPVTREQLLSKATNFFSRMRIRLKWMLKKSNRPFNTDDYSAVFSWLVMGNVLLFFLATTTFFSLVIFTINTVFAQEFVARKMGEFITKNSNLTVTFESAVVPGWSDGRISFRKCFVSRRPKSSTKFTKGSQAEAYAASVHGSNDTPEDEVYDDGNYTQYDLTIEEVNISLSFNKWVNGTGMVENLEIKGLRGVVDRGHVHWDLDDDATNYKNVYQPGDFEINEFKMEDVLFKLIQPSGFRHFDVAIYNCELSKLRKHWLFYDFLNANIMSGSYDNALFTVHKKQRLDDFNKDHSKDEMSDTWKRITRLRVDSLEIDHLNTGLEGPFGWITSGKVDMIGDVMVPQDNKDLNMSELVTIIAESIKKEANRYRNPEVPKKSSHPDHHMRLTSSDYTDISKYFVLDLTIRLNNVRATVPFQTPELSYINYALIRPIVAYINSKNTFIEVKSRIVKNIADFSGSWTVYDSLLMDDISEEVYDNFVDYVADEEARVARMKKVGFWSIQLLFQVIVFGLGALT from the coding sequence ATGATATACTTTAGGGCTATTAGACCGTTACAATGCAGTTTATTGAGAGTCAATAGGGGATTATGTACGCGAGGCATATTTAGTACTCCATATCCAAATTATACTGGAAAATTGGCgtttcaaaatataatattgcCCCAGATACGGCATTATAGTAAGCTGAATCAAGACGGTAATGAGAATAATATTTCggaagaatataaaaagCACGTTGCAGATAATAAGACAAGCAGAAATGAGTTTTTGGGTGAATCAGAATCAACTTCAGGAAAGACTGACCCACAACGAAAAGCAAATATAGATAAAGCCACACATGAGGTAAAACCAGTTACCAGAGAACAATTATTGTCTAAGGCAACCAActttttttcaagaatgaGGATTCGTTTAAAATGGATGCttaaaaaatcaaatagGCCGTTCAATACAGATGACTATTCTGCTGTTTTTTCATGGTTAGTTATGGGTAATGtgttattattctttttggCCACAACTACGTTCTTCTCGTTGGTTATATTCACTATTAACACTGTATTTGCTCAGGAATTTGTGGCCCGGAAGATGGGTGAGTTTATTACGAAGAACTCCAATTTAACTGTTACATTTGAAAGTGCTGTCGTTCCTGGATGGTCTGATGGTAGAATAAGTTTCAGGAAGTGCTTTGTCAGTAGAAGGCCTAAACTGTCAACCAAATTTACCAAAGGATCGCAGGCAGAAGCATACGCCGCAAGTGTCCATGGCTCCAACGATACACCCGAAGATGAAGTATACGATGACGGAAACTATACGCAATACGATCTAACAATAGAAGAagtaaatatttcattatcgtTCAATAAATGGGTCAATGGTACGGGCATGGTTGAAAACCTAGAGATAAAGGGTTTAAGGGGAGTTGTTGATCGTGGCCATGTTCATTGGGATCTAGATGACGACGCAACGAATTACAAGAATGTTTATCAGCCGGGTGATTTCGAgataaatgaattcaaGATGGAAGACGTGCTTTTCAAGTTAATACAACCTAGCGGATTCAGGCATTTTGACGTAGCAATTTATAATTGCGAATTATCTAAACTAAGAAAGCATTGGCTATTCTATGACTTTTTGAATGCAAATATCATGAGTGGATCTTACgataatgcattatttaCTGTACACAAGAAACAAAGATTAGATGACTTCAATAAGGATCACTCTAAAGATGAGATGTCCGATACTTGGAAACGTATTACAAGACTCAGAGTAGATTCGTTAGAAATTGATCATTTAAATACTGGATTGGAAGGACCGTTTGGTTGGATTACAAGTGGAAAAGTTGACATGATTGGTGATGTCATGGTACCACAAGACAACAAAGACTTAAATATGAGTGAGTTAGTCACAATTATTGcagaatcaataaaaaaaGAAGCCAACAGATACCGTAATCCTGAAGTTCCTAAGAAAAGTCTGCATCCAGATCACCACATGAGATTGACCAGTAGCGATTATACGGATATTCTGAAATATTTCGTATTGGATTTGACGATTAGATTGAATAATGTCAGAGCAACTGTACCATTTCAGACTCCCGAATTGTCTTACATAAACTACGCGTTGATTAGACCTATTGTTGCATATATTAACTCCAAGAACACGTTTATTGAGGTTAAGAGTAGGATTGTCAAAAATATAGCCGATTTTAGTGGATCATGGACGGTCTATGATTCACTTTTAATGGATGACATTTCGGAAGAAGTCTACGATAACTTTGTTGATTATGTTGCGGACGAAGAAGCAAGAGTGGCCAGAATGAAAAAAGTTGGGTTTTGGTCTATACAATTACTTTTCCAAGTCATAGTATTCGGTTTGGGTGCCCTTACCTGA
- a CDS encoding DEHA2D08184p (similar to uniprot|Q06697 Saccharomyces cerevisiae YLR418C CDC73 DNA-directed RNA polymerase II accessory protein) yields MSSTDILQHLRETTVNKEPITLLKGDGDNQSATESIKEASHVKFGVSENIYSLDELTNFYNEDKQQTLKAVIFCWLHDKSSIVDYKNECLDYGIADFKFLVKTELTTWLNGNSDTCTFIRNEGTNKSTGASSSSNVGSASKADAVDSKKHKLDDPQIDRISQHEKESIDHNAALRGSKNIDFGYLVSDAKKFISQLKRAKPSSSSTQNGSKSNGPGAPKKQPIIIVSPASTSLIALNNIKEFLEDSKFVEPSASSNKKPANGIVTIHHKSERLISSAQNIMVVDNVDMFTKPEYWDRVVAIFTTGQTWQFAKYKYSKPEHLFQRYAGFYVSYHGDVTPKQIKDWNVTELKIDRSDKRFRDKMVVRDFWADIEKVLIAKGYGKQ; encoded by the coding sequence ATGAGTAGTACGGACATATTACAACATTTACGAGAAACAACGGTTAATAAGGAGCCTATAACGTTGCTTAAAGGCGATGGAGATAATCAAAGTGCAACAGAATCAATAAAAGAAGCTAGCCACGTAAAATTTGGAGTTTCAGAGAATATATACTCATTGGACGAGCTCACCAACTTctataatgaagataaacaACAAACATTGAAAGCGGTGATATTTTGTTGGTTACATGATAAGTCGTCGATTGTTGACTATAAGAATGAATGCTTGGACTATGGCATTGCAGACTTCAAATTCTTGGTAAAAACCGAATTGACCACCTGGTTGAATGGTAATTCAGATACATGTACTTTCATTAGAAACGAGGGGACTAACAAAAGCACCGGTGCTAGTTCGAGTTCTAATGTTGGTAGCGCAAGTAAGGCCGATGCGGTAGACAGCAAAAAGCACAAGTTGGACGACCCCCAGATCGACCGTATCTCGCAACATGAAAAGGAGTCTATAGATCATAATGCTGCGTTGAGAGGATCCAAGAATATCGACTTTGGTTACCTAGTATCAGATGCGAAGAAATTTATCAGCCAGTTGAAACGTGCTAAACCATCCTCATCATCCACGCAAAACGGTTCTAAATCTAACGGCCCTGGTGCTCCAAAGAAGCAGCCCATCATTATTGTTTCTCCCGCCAGTACTTCTTTAATAGCATTGAATAACATCAaagaatttcttgaagacAGTAAATTTGTCGAGCCTAGTGCGTCGTCAAACAAGAAGCCTGCAAACGGTATTGTTACTATTCATCATAAGTCAGAAAGATTGATATCTTCTGCCCAGAACATTATGGTTGTTGATAATGTTGATATGTTCACTAAGCCAGAATACTGGGATCGTGTGGTTGCAATCTTCACAACTGGTCAAACTTGGCAATTCGctaaatataaatactCAAAACCTGAACATTTATTTCAGAGATACGCTGGTTTTTACGTCAGTTATCACGGGGATGTGACCCCGAAACAAATCAAGGACTGGAACGTAACTGAATTGAAGATTGATAGAAGTGATAAGAGATTTAGAGATAAAATGGTCGTAAGAGACTTTTGGGCGGATATTGAAAAGGTCTTGATTGCCAAGGGATATGGTAAGCAATAA
- a CDS encoding DEHA2D08250p (highly similar to CA3439|IPF11329 Candida albicans IPF11329): MDTRPDLSRERMSSRIDFLSNNLKLDVRAHQRTYEGAYTRTAIGCLSFSIVIIKLFSKEFLLIGTIYTAYGCLLYFIGVVKSYSVDTYYDPSKKMEMYKTGGNSVLVLSVISFISYVALLVLVIRL; encoded by the coding sequence ATGGATACACGACCCGATTTGAGTAGGGAACGAATGTCGTCAAGGATAGACTTCctttctaataatttgaagttGGATGTTAGGGCACATCAGAGAACTTACGAGGGAGCATACACTCGTACAGCTATAGGTTGCTtgtcattttcaatagtaATTATTAAGTTATTTTCGAAGGAGTTCCTTCTAATTGGAACAATCTACACTGCTTATGGTTGTTTGCTCTATTTTATAGGGGTAGTCAAGTCATATTCAGTTGATACATATTATGATCCGTCTAAGAAGATGGAAATGTATAAAACTGGGGGTAATAGTGTCCTAGTCCTATCAGTGATAAGTTTTATTAGCTACGTTGCATTATTGGTGTTGGTAATACGGTTGTGA
- a CDS encoding DEHA2D08206p (similar to uniprot|P07236 Saccharomyces cerevisiae YKL194C MST1 Mitochondrial threonyl-tRNA synthetase), translated as MVRLSKGSLAPRIRIGGISATRLSFLRYSSNISDKESSTQANHAISNKQLLYTTDSLTPGSIFFLPHGTRIFNKLVHFMKNQQLKYGFQEVITPLIYKTKLWEMSGHWENYKEDMFKVVGNDLSKEEDISHEHNHDDSEGLHDYGLKPMNCPGHCLIFSKFERSYNELPIRYSDFSSLHRNEASGALSGLTRVRRFHQDDGHIFCELYQIQDEITNTINLIKDTYKVFGIDSVKDVEFFLSTRPTDKFMGDITTWNDAESQLTNVLDNTAGRGNWSIREGDGAFYGPKIDILLKDAFDKKHQVGTIQLDFQLPSRFKLNYISKDGNRDNQPIMIHRAVFGSLERFFAILLDHYQGKWPFWINPRQAVIIPVNDTHHDAAVALQKKLVGDIMDDTVEVSPMTGYNFYVDVDSRSETVGNRIKDATQKGYSYILMLGDKDLQNGTVAIRSRDDRKISNLTPEEIYQKFIDLEKRYL; from the coding sequence ATGGTTAGATTATCAAAGGGGTCTTTGGCTCcaagaattagaattgGAGGCATCAGTGCCACTAGATTGTCATTCTTGCGTTACTCCTCAAATATCAGTGACAAGGAATCGTCAACGCAGGCAAATCATGCTATTTCAAACAAGCAATTACTATATACTACTGATTCATTAACACCTGGATCTATATTCTTTTTGCCACATGGAACACgtatatttaataagtTAGTTCATTTTATGAAGAATCAACAATTGAAGTATGGATTTCAAGAAGTTATCACCCCATTGATTTACAAAACTAAATTGTGGGAAATGTCAGGACATTGGGAGAACTATAAGGAAGATATGTTCAAGGTTGTTGGTAACGATTTAtcaaaggaagaagatataAGTCATGAACACAATCATGATGATAGCGAGGGTTTACATGACTATGGATTAAAACCAATGAACTGTCCTGGGCATTgcttaatattttcaaagtttGAAAGATCGTATAATGAGTTACCGATTAGATATTCGGACTTTTCGTCTTTGCATAGAAATGAAGCTAGCGGTGCACTTTCAGGATTGACAAGAGTACGTCGTTTTCATCAAGATGATGGCCATATTTTTTGCGAACTATATCAAATCCAAGATGAAATCACTAATACCATCAACTTAATAAAAGATACTTATAAAGTGTTTGGTATAGATAGTGTTAAAGATGTTGAATTCTTTCTCTCGACAAGACCAACGGATAAGTTTATGGGTGACATTACCACATGGAATGATGCAGAGTCTCAACTTACAAATGTTTTGGACAATACAGCTGGTCGAGGAAATTGGTCAATCAGAGAAGGCGATGGTGCGTTCTATGGCCCTAAgattgatatattattgaaagatgcATTTGATAAGAAACACCAGGTTGGTACAATACAACTAGACTTTCAGTTGCCATCGAGatttaaattgaattatatttctaaGGATGGTAATCGTGATAATCAACCTATAATGATCCATAGAGCCGTATTTGGATCATTGGAAAGATTCTTTGCCATATTGTTAGATCATTATCAAGGCAAATGGCCATTCTGGATAAACCCAAGACAGGCTGTGATCATTCCTGTTAATGATACTCACCATGACGCAGCTGTGGCTTTACAGAAGAAATTAGTCGGCGACATAATGGATGATACGGTCGAAGTATCTCCAATGACTGGTTATAACTTTTATGTTGACGTAGATAGCAGAAGTGAAACTGTTGGGAATAGAATTAAAGATGCAACACAAAAAGGGTATTCATACATATTAATGCTTGGAGATAAGGATTTACAAAATGGCACCGTTGCAATTAGATCAAGGGATGATAGAAAGATCAGCAATTTGACGCCAGAAGAGATTTATCAAAAGTTTATCGACTTAGAAAAACGTTATCTCTAG
- a CDS encoding DEHA2D08228p (similar to CA3440|IPF11328 Candida albicans IPF11328), translating into MAQPRRHWVKLRAPSSFLQTLPHFPTPISKTRQKKITAEEKKTSGGGTSPAPKKVIKNPPKTVSKVSSPAPSTNPEVSNVNNFKINSGLKESSTSGLTMNSINSEHYLLDKSGNPTKKWIKKPTQFKTFSGFKIKYVTWRQKDHGKEPKNVAPPPPAIATVKEDENTAGSSTAPMSASETPETKLET; encoded by the coding sequence ATGGCGCAACCTAGAAGACACTGGGTTAAACTAAGAGCTCCAAGTTCTTTTTTGCAAACATTACCACATTTTCCAACCCCTATATCGAAGACACgtcaaaagaaaataacgGCCGAAGAGAAAAAAACTTCCGGAGGAGGTACTTCTCCAGCACCTAAGAAGGTCATCAAGAATCCACCGAAGACGGTATCAAAGGTATCGTCGCCAGCACCAAGCACCAACCCAGAAGTGTCCAATGTGAACAACTTTAAGATTAACTCAGGATTAAAGGAACTGTCGACATCCGGATTAACGATGAACAGCATAAACAGTGAACACTACTTGTTAGACAAATCGGGTAATCCTACAAAGAAATGGATAAAAAAGCCTACCCAGTTCAAAACTTTTAGTGGATTCAAGATCAAGTATGTTACATGGAGACAGAAAGACCACGGAAAAGAACCAAAGAATGTTGCTCCTCCACCACCTGCTATTGCAACCGTtaaggaagatgaaaacACGGCCGGTAGTTCGACAGCACCTATGTCTGCTTCTGAAACCCCTGAAACTAAGCTAGAAACGTAG